In Candidatus Defluviilinea proxima, a single genomic region encodes these proteins:
- a CDS encoding DNA translocase FtsK 4TM domain-containing protein, which produces MPLKTPFSLPSKKPDAKVAKGKSSKPAAGKDAEKAPSKKGKAAPPPPPPEPVSLTFWDSLSAERKLDVVGVIMAVSGILTILILVSAQRSIYFEGAVSLLSRSFGWGIYVLPAGLILMGLWLVFRRIEKLPPLTLERATGIIVLFLWLLTAMHSFIAAPSRAEEAAMNGDGGGYIGSIFEKFLFINFGTGGAIVALMAWLLMAVSMTFDISIQDLFKWVNPLYARLRDMIFQRISQQTSTSLSPDQAEVASNGFTPMNRPEPVAEEVPATGTPVTKVKPAEAVIQWQLPDVKDILDSGSAPEVNEEFIQQRARLIQETLASFGAPVQVVEINRGPSITQFGVEPLFVETRNGRTKVRVNKIASLADDLALALAAPRIRIQAPVPGHSYVGIEVPNEEMTLVALRDIVESEPFQRNKNPLKFALGRDVTGHPVSNTIENMPHLLIAGTTGSGKSVCVNSILTCMLLHNTPDDLRLILVDPKRVELTGYNGIPHLLSPVVVEIDRVIGALQWMTREMDKRYHMFAQVGSRNLNDYNAKMKLQGGKKLPLLVIVIDELADLMMIAPGETEQTITRLAQLARATGIHMILATQRPSVDVVTGLIKANFPARIAFAVASNTDSRVILDQPGAERLLGRGDMLFQAPDAPAAARLQGVFVSDHEIQKLVDFWKAQLGESSPYAASSQPVDIPKSDAPLKQTAMFDEMAPADTNADPLLAESIDLVRKEGRASVSMLQRRLRIGYTRAARLVDMMEDQGIVGPPEGGTQMRSILDYGPTAPPKDDGA; this is translated from the coding sequence ATGCCGTTGAAGACCCCATTCTCTTTGCCATCCAAAAAGCCCGACGCAAAAGTAGCGAAAGGGAAATCATCCAAACCGGCAGCGGGGAAGGATGCGGAAAAGGCGCCTTCTAAAAAAGGGAAGGCTGCGCCGCCTCCCCCTCCACCCGAGCCTGTTTCTTTGACCTTTTGGGATTCTCTCTCCGCTGAACGCAAGCTGGATGTGGTCGGCGTAATTATGGCTGTCTCTGGCATATTGACGATCCTCATTTTGGTCTCTGCCCAACGCAGTATTTATTTTGAAGGTGCAGTAAGCCTGTTGAGCCGTTCATTTGGATGGGGCATTTACGTTCTACCGGCTGGCTTGATTCTGATGGGCCTTTGGCTTGTCTTTCGCCGCATCGAGAAACTTCCTCCACTGACATTAGAACGCGCTACAGGAATTATCGTCTTGTTCTTGTGGCTGTTGACGGCTATGCATTCGTTCATCGCCGCACCATCAAGGGCTGAAGAGGCCGCCATGAACGGTGACGGTGGGGGATATATTGGTAGTATCTTCGAGAAATTTTTGTTCATCAATTTTGGTACAGGTGGTGCAATCGTTGCTTTGATGGCCTGGCTTTTGATGGCCGTCAGTATGACATTTGATATTTCCATACAGGATCTGTTCAAGTGGGTCAATCCGTTATATGCGCGTTTGCGTGACATGATCTTTCAACGTATTTCGCAACAAACATCAACTTCATTATCTCCCGATCAGGCCGAAGTGGCATCGAACGGTTTCACTCCTATGAATCGACCGGAGCCTGTCGCAGAGGAAGTACCGGCAACGGGTACACCAGTGACCAAAGTGAAACCGGCAGAGGCTGTCATCCAATGGCAGTTGCCGGATGTGAAAGACATTTTGGATTCGGGTTCCGCGCCGGAGGTGAATGAAGAATTCATTCAACAACGTGCGAGGTTGATCCAGGAAACATTGGCATCGTTTGGTGCGCCGGTTCAAGTAGTGGAGATCAACCGTGGGCCTTCGATCACGCAATTCGGAGTGGAGCCGCTTTTCGTTGAGACGAGAAACGGGCGCACGAAAGTGCGTGTCAACAAGATCGCGTCCCTGGCAGATGACCTCGCTCTCGCGCTCGCCGCACCGCGCATCCGTATTCAGGCGCCGGTGCCGGGCCATAGTTATGTAGGCATCGAAGTGCCAAACGAGGAAATGACACTGGTTGCTTTGCGCGATATTGTCGAAAGCGAACCATTTCAGCGCAACAAGAATCCATTGAAGTTTGCACTCGGCCGTGATGTGACCGGTCATCCTGTGAGCAACACGATCGAGAACATGCCGCATTTGTTGATCGCCGGTACCACTGGCTCCGGTAAATCGGTCTGTGTGAACTCCATTCTTACCTGTATGCTTTTACACAACACGCCAGATGATCTGCGTTTGATCCTTGTAGACCCGAAGCGCGTGGAGTTAACCGGTTACAACGGCATTCCGCATTTGCTTTCGCCGGTGGTCGTTGAGATCGATCGCGTGATCGGCGCTCTGCAATGGATGACGCGCGAAATGGATAAGCGTTATCACATGTTCGCACAGGTGGGCTCACGCAACCTGAATGATTACAACGCTAAAATGAAATTACAGGGCGGGAAGAAACTTCCGCTGTTGGTGATCGTGATCGACGAACTCGCAGACTTGATGATGATCGCGCCCGGCGAAACAGAACAGACCATTACACGCCTTGCACAATTGGCACGTGCGACAGGCATTCATATGATCCTTGCCACGCAACGCCCCTCTGTGGATGTGGTAACTGGCCTGATCAAAGCCAACTTCCCTGCACGTATCGCGTTTGCAGTTGCATCGAACACTGATAGCCGCGTTATTCTCGATCAACCCGGCGCGGAACGTTTGCTCGGCCGTGGTGATATGCTTTTTCAAGCACCCGATGCTCCAGCGGCGGCACGTCTGCAGGGTGTGTTCGTATCTGATCACGAGATCCAAAAACTTGTGGACTTTTGGAAGGCACAATTGGGCGAGTCGAGTCCCTATGCGGCTTCATCACAACCTGTTGATATTCCCAAGTCTGATGCGCCTCTCAAGCAGACAGCCATGTTCGATGAAATGGCGCCAGCCGATACCAATGCTGATCCATTGCTTGCAGAATCCATTGACCTTGTCCGTAAGGAAGGACGTGCTTCCGTATCCATGTTGCAGAGACGTTTGCGTATCGGGTATACGCGTGCTGCACGCCTTGTGGACATGATGGAAGATCAAGGGATTGTCGGTCCGCCGGAGGGTGGAACACAAATGCGCTCGATATTGGATTATGGTCCTACTGCACCGCCCAAGGATGATGGGGCATAG
- a CDS encoding ribonuclease Z — protein MFEILFLGTSASAPSAKRGLSAQIVKHDEYRFLVDCGEGTQRQILQSGTGFKNLTKILLTHGHLDHILGLGGLLSTFLRWEAIEELDIYAGRSTLERVKALVYDVVLRGNQPPMPLRLNDIKPGTFFEADDFTISAFPVTHRGPDCLGYIFEGKARRPFLNDKATELGVPFGPERRSLVNGESIILPDGKRIEPDDVLGPLTKGTKLVVVGDTGRTDNLLEAAQDADALVIESTYIEEEAEMARQFSHMTARGAAELAVKARVKQLILTHISRRYREKDVLKEAQSIFPNSVVARDFDMFQVKREG, from the coding sequence TTGTTCGAAATACTTTTTCTTGGCACATCTGCTTCTGCCCCCTCTGCAAAACGCGGACTCTCCGCACAGATCGTCAAACACGATGAATATCGTTTCCTTGTGGATTGCGGTGAAGGCACACAACGACAGATCCTGCAATCTGGCACGGGGTTCAAGAATCTCACAAAGATATTGCTCACTCACGGGCATCTCGATCACATCCTTGGGCTGGGTGGTTTGCTCAGCACCTTTCTCAGATGGGAAGCCATCGAAGAACTCGATATTTACGCCGGGCGTTCCACGCTTGAACGCGTGAAGGCCTTGGTCTACGATGTGGTCTTGCGCGGCAATCAACCTCCCATGCCTTTGCGCCTCAACGATATCAAACCCGGTACTTTCTTCGAAGCAGACGATTTCACCATTTCTGCATTCCCCGTCACGCATCGCGGACCGGATTGCCTAGGCTACATTTTTGAGGGCAAAGCACGCCGTCCGTTCCTTAATGATAAAGCGACTGAACTCGGCGTCCCGTTTGGACCGGAGCGAAGAAGCCTTGTCAATGGCGAAAGCATTATCCTGCCCGATGGCAAACGCATCGAACCGGACGATGTGCTGGGTCCGCTTACGAAAGGCACTAAACTCGTCGTTGTAGGGGACACTGGAAGAACGGACAACCTGCTCGAAGCCGCACAAGATGCGGATGCATTGGTGATCGAATCCACGTATATCGAAGAAGAAGCCGAAATGGCACGTCAGTTCTCGCACATGACCGCACGCGGAGCGGCGGAGTTGGCCGTCAAAGCGAGAGTTAAACAACTCATCCTGACGCACATCTCACGCAGATACCGCGAAAAGGACGTACTGAAGGAAGCCCAGTCCATTTTCCCTAATTCGGTTGTGGCGAGGGACTTCGATATGTTTCAAGTAAAGAGAGAAGGATAA
- a CDS encoding 6-phosphofructokinase, translating to MNSKKTGVIGILTGGGDVPGLNPAIRAVTIRALREGYKVIGIRRGWAGLVDIVREKDADNSNNFQILTEEIVNKAGRTGGTFLHTSRTNPSKVKLDRIPAHLKDKYKDKVNDVTDDILKNIDFMGIDYLIPIGGDDTLSYGVRMYKEGVKVVAIPKTMDNDVPGTDYCIGFSTCVTRTIEMANSLRTVAGSHERLMVLEVFGRYAGFTAMLPTMAGASHRCVIPEFKFSIERLAELLMMDRQYNPSHYSVVLVSEGAMFEGGEMVFQDQTTDAFGHAKLGGIGDLVSANLKDYTAKYNNGRSVDIVNQKLGYLVRCGDPDAIDSIVPMAYGNLALDLILKNVHGRLVVLKNGRYDNIPVDIVTSTKKTVNVDRFYNTERLRPKFESFEMTPLFIMTSDAI from the coding sequence ATGAATTCAAAGAAAACGGGCGTGATTGGAATTTTGACGGGGGGCGGTGATGTGCCGGGACTTAATCCCGCCATCCGCGCGGTGACCATCCGCGCGCTCCGTGAAGGATATAAGGTGATCGGTATCCGTAGAGGGTGGGCAGGGTTGGTGGATATCGTCCGCGAGAAGGATGCGGATAACAGCAACAACTTCCAGATTTTGACAGAGGAGATCGTGAATAAAGCGGGCCGAACGGGTGGGACATTCCTGCATACTTCGCGTACCAATCCAAGCAAGGTCAAGTTGGATCGTATTCCAGCGCATTTGAAGGATAAATATAAGGACAAGGTCAACGATGTGACCGATGATATCCTCAAGAATATTGACTTCATGGGCATAGACTATCTCATTCCCATCGGTGGTGATGATACGCTTAGTTATGGTGTCCGCATGTATAAGGAAGGGGTAAAGGTTGTTGCCATTCCCAAGACAATGGACAACGATGTGCCGGGTACAGATTACTGCATCGGGTTCAGCACCTGTGTTACGCGTACCATTGAAATGGCGAACAGCCTGCGCACTGTGGCAGGTTCACATGAACGCTTGATGGTTCTCGAAGTCTTTGGCCGGTATGCCGGGTTCACGGCCATGCTTCCGACTATGGCTGGCGCTTCACATCGTTGTGTGATCCCTGAGTTCAAGTTCAGCATCGAAAGGCTTGCCGAGTTATTGATGATGGACAGGCAATATAACCCGAGCCATTATTCGGTCGTGCTGGTTTCGGAGGGAGCCATGTTCGAGGGAGGTGAGATGGTGTTCCAGGATCAAACGACCGATGCCTTCGGTCATGCCAAACTAGGTGGTATCGGCGATCTTGTCTCGGCCAATTTAAAGGACTATACAGCCAAATACAACAATGGTCGTTCGGTGGATATCGTCAACCAGAAGCTTGGATATCTCGTCCGTTGCGGTGACCCGGATGCGATCGACTCCATTGTGCCGATGGCGTATGGCAACCTCGCGCTTGATCTTATTCTCAAGAATGTGCATGGACGTTTGGTGGTCCTCAAAAATGGACGCTACGACAACATCCCTGTGGATATTGTGACCAGCACGAAGAAGACGGTCAACGTGGACCGCTTCTATAATACCGAACGCCTGCGCCCGAAATTCGAAAGCTTTGAGATGACCCCGTTGTTCATCATGACGAGTGATGCGATCTAA